One genomic segment of Vulpes vulpes isolate BD-2025 chromosome 2, VulVul3, whole genome shotgun sequence includes these proteins:
- the ERAL1 gene encoding GTPase Era, mitochondrial, whose translation MAAASRRSALLLPTVLGIRRLGPDAAREWVARLSSFSDCQRRCVSCCSGAAFSGPRLASASRRYGQSSALDRFLGLSQPGGSLTSHPPAVSMHRDEQDLLLVHRPDMPENPRVLRVVLLGAPNAGKSTLSNQLLGRKVFPVSKKVHTTRCQALGVITEEEAQVILLDTPGLISPAKQKRHHLELSLLEDPWKSMESADLVVVLVDVSDKWTRNQLSPQVLQCLTQFSQVPSILVMNKVDCLKQKSVLLELTAALTEGVVNGKKLKMRQALHLQSGTPRPSPAAKEPNIQSMGGPQRIGWPHFREIFMLSALSQEDVKTLKQYLLAQALPGPWEYHSGVLTSQTPEEICANIIREKLLEHLPQEMPYSVQQKTVLWEEGPSGELVIEQKLLVSKESHVRILIGPKGRLIAQIAQEAGHDLMDIFLCDVQLRLSVKLLQ comes from the exons ATGGCTGCCGCCAGCCGCCGCTCCGCTCTTCTTCTTCCGACCGTGTTAGGGATCAGGCGGTTGGGTCCCGATGCCGCTAGGGAGTGGGTGGCTCGGCTCTCCTCGTTCTCTGACTGTCAGCGGAGGTGCGTGTCCTGTTGTTCGGGAGCCGCCTTCTCTGGTCCCCGCCTGGCCTCCGCCTCTCGCCGTTATGGCCAGAGCTCAGCCTTGGACCGCTTCCTCGGACTCTCTCAGCCTGGCGGTTCGTTGACTTCTCATCCTCCCGCCGTGTCCATGCACAGAG ATGAGCAGGATCTCCTCTTGGTCCATCGTCCTGACATGCCTGAGAACCCTCGAGTCCTACGAGTGGTCCTCCTGGGTGCCCCAAATGCAGGGAAGTCAACGCTCTCCAACCAGCTGCTGGGCCGGAAG GTGTTTCCTGTCTCCAAGAAGGTGCACACCACTCGCTGCCAAGCTCTGGGGGTCATCACAGAGGAAGAGGCCCAGGTG aTTCTGCTTGACACACCTGGCCTCATCAGCCCTGCTAAACAGAAAAG GCACCATCTGGAGCTTTCTTTGTTGGAAGATCCATGGAAGAGCATGGAATCTGCTGATCTAG TTGTGGTTCTGGTGGATGTCTCAGACAAGTGGACTCGGAATCAGCTCAGCCCCCAGGTGCTCCAGTGCTTGACCCAGTTCTCCCAAGTCCCTAGCATCCTTGTCATGAACAAG GTAGATTGTCTGAAACAGAAGTCAGTTCTCCTGGAGCTCACAGCAGCCCTCACTGAAGGTGTGGTCAATGGCAAGAAGCTCAAGATGAGACAGGCCCTTCACTTACAGTCCGGCACTCCTCGCCCCAGCCCAGCAGCTAAGGAGCCAAACATACAGTCCATGGGAGGCCCTCAGAGGATTGGCTGGCCCCACTTCCGAGAGATCTTCATGTTGTCAGCTCTAAGCCAGGAAGATGTGAAAACACTAAAG CAATACCTCCTAGCACAGGCCCTGCCAGGACCTTGGGAATACCACAGTGGAGTCCTCACTAGCCAGACGCCTGAGGAAATCTGTGCCAACATCATCCGAGAGAAGCTCCTAGAGCACCTGCCCCAGGAGATGCCCTACAGTGTACAGCAG AAGACAGTGTTGTGGGAAGAAGGGCCAAGTGGGGAGCTGGTGATCGAACAGAAGCTTCTGGTGTCCAAAGAATCTCATGTG AGGATCCTGATTGGCCCAAAGGGGCGCTTGATCGCCCAGATTGCACAGGAGGCAGGCCACGACCTCATGGACATCTTTCTCTGTGATGTTCAGCTCCGCCTCTCTGTGAAGCTTCTCCAGTGA